The following are encoded in a window of Saccharothrix longispora genomic DNA:
- a CDS encoding L-histidine N(alpha)-methyltransferase has translation MTASEGRLVGDLAKAIDESDFAWSLVLVGEDQRDKLAALTSDLLGKPSTTGDGKQITSGYAYWGIGPTIAWAHACADPFYLVMKQSLDSFTRRWSRVRGKVGSGFHHVSFGVGTGHKDRLVLDHLLDHNPDLLYVPVDMSSEMLRLGTQQATHGLRVRGHRVVPVQLDFSIPENLAEFRDLVHRMVGDEPVLYSLLGNTMANFDHDAELLAGLTGLVRPQDLFLLEVATTDALSDELAQDAVEEYARSRAYREFATSALMHNTDLTITLDAVRFRGAVEGDRALKVKVVYQNGTGGDIMMMLPDRTRVPFPDQDTIRLYLTRKYARKALDGVVGAAGMRKVVGTHSDFPVPRSAQGFGMDLLLLAPGGPDEPATSGSGSRARDIWEH, from the coding sequence GTGACGGCGAGCGAGGGGCGACTGGTCGGCGACCTCGCCAAGGCCATCGACGAATCGGACTTCGCGTGGTCGCTGGTGCTGGTCGGCGAGGACCAGCGGGACAAGCTGGCGGCGTTGACCAGCGACCTGCTCGGCAAGCCGTCCACGACCGGCGACGGCAAGCAGATCACGTCGGGTTACGCCTACTGGGGCATCGGGCCCACGATCGCCTGGGCGCACGCCTGCGCCGATCCGTTCTACCTGGTGATGAAGCAGAGCCTGGACTCGTTCACGCGCCGGTGGAGCCGGGTGCGCGGCAAGGTCGGCTCGGGCTTCCACCACGTGAGCTTCGGCGTCGGCACCGGCCACAAGGACCGGCTCGTGCTGGACCACCTGCTCGACCACAACCCGGACCTGCTGTACGTGCCGGTCGACATGAGCTCGGAGATGCTGCGGCTGGGCACCCAGCAGGCCACCCACGGGCTGCGCGTGCGCGGGCACCGGGTGGTGCCGGTGCAGCTGGACTTCTCGATCCCGGAGAACCTGGCCGAGTTCCGCGACCTCGTGCACCGGATGGTCGGCGACGAGCCCGTGCTGTACTCCCTGCTGGGCAACACGATGGCGAACTTCGACCACGACGCCGAACTGCTCGCGGGCCTCACCGGGCTGGTCCGGCCGCAGGACCTGTTCCTGCTGGAGGTCGCCACCACCGACGCGCTGTCCGACGAACTCGCCCAGGACGCGGTCGAGGAGTACGCGCGCAGCCGCGCCTACCGCGAGTTCGCGACCAGCGCGTTGATGCACAACACGGACCTGACGATCACGCTGGACGCGGTGCGGTTCCGGGGCGCGGTCGAGGGCGACCGGGCGTTGAAGGTGAAGGTCGTGTACCAGAACGGGACGGGCGGCGACATCATGATGATGCTGCCCGACCGCACGCGCGTGCCGTTCCCGGACCAGGACACCATCCGCCTGTACCTGACCCGCAAGTACGCGCGGAAGGCGTTGGACGGGGTGGTGGGGGCAGCCGGGATGCGCAAGGTCGTCGGCACGCACTCCGACTTCCCGGTGCCGCGCTCGGCGCAGGGGTTCGGCATGGACCTGCTGCTGCTCGCGCCCGGCGGGCCGGACGAACCGGCGACGTCCGGGTCGGGCAGTCGTGCCCGCGACATCTGGGAGCACTGA